AAACTACAttgtattataaaatgtCTATGAAgtgaaatttaaaattttaactatatattttttatattactcaTCTGCTTAATTTTAGTGTACAATATGGTAATATTTCTATAAGAaaaattctaaattttttcattttttagattttttaaaaacttgcTCAAAGATGGGAAAAAAAGTGGACTTTATATGACAGAAAGGAGTAAAAATATCCAATGataaataatgttttatttttacgcTCTTACATCTATCTTAGTAAATGCAAGTAATTTCAAAATATGGAAATCCAGTTATGTTAAACCTACTATTCACTCGAATagttcatattatatttgtgtaatttttttaaaaaaagataagctTTACAtaacttaaaattttatataaagtttGTCAAAATATggattattaaaaaatttattagttCTGTATGTTAATTacataatgtaaaataatgtaatcattaccaaaaaataaaatttatgagATTAATTctgcatatgtatgtgtcATAATTACCCTTATAAAAGAAggaaatttaatttttatttgtagaaagtgccatattttattttactttttttttggagttatttaaaatgtatgcttttaaaatattacattgtttatcaattttattgtaaatataatattttagcaAATCTTTTCCATTCAGCAAATGaagaatagaaaaataacTTCATTAACAAAtggatatattaataaaaaaaaaatgtacaaagaaaaatgaaatttaaaaataaaatttcgtTCAAAATcgcaaattttttattataatttaaaaaatgaattttttgttatataaactaaatgttatattttaacttttaatacttgttataaatttacaaCTGGTGTGATGTTCAGCTTCTTCATTTGGagattttttgaaaaagaaatttcgcaggaaaaattttaaattatgaacgttatatttttatctatttctAAATAAGGTTTGTCATTAAAATGAAGTACTTAAaggataaatattaaaaagtaatagAAAATACACTACAATATATAATGCCCAAACTTGGTACGCCTTATATGGTTAAAAATTAGGAGTGCACGATAGGGTTAGGAGGTAGACGTAATATAAGGtttctatatttttgaagacaaatttttaaaatcaaaTATTCTACcatcaattttatttctaaaaataataaaaaaaaaaaaaaatcgtaTACTGTGTATCTTATACTTTTGATATatgaaaatgcaaaaaaattaataaaatacatcttattaaataaaagcaaCTTTTAAGCTTCCAGCactatacttttttataaaaattgtgaCGTTCCGATGTTTTGAGGTAGTTTTAAAAAGAACAGtgaaaaaaggataaaaaatatatttataaaaaataaattagtttTCCTTTCATGCAAAATATCTTTTTAGAGAATATTGCATCAACacacaattatatattaggcttaaaaaaaaattcattttaattttgtatttaaccATAAACAagagaattaaaatatatatattttttaattatatatattttttaaaagaaaaacgataaaaatattttcgtaTCTTggtttatgaaaaaattagaaaaattcttattcgtacaaattttttatgtgtgAAAATAACTTTTccaattaaaaatgtacgttttctaataaaacaaattattataaaaaccCCATAAATATGTGggaagaaaattaaaatttttttataatttagtagcgatttcttataattatataataaatttaaattcaatgtgctaataataataattatatgtcaCATACACGACATTTTTAACGgaacaaaaatgtaaaaaaaactttaaaatgtgaatttattttgaataattttatagaaaatttaaaattaaaaaaaaaaattttttgttctattatcttatatttaaaaatattttttctattatattttattttctattcattttattataaaatttttagaatttaaattaatcctaaaaataaaatgaaaatgggtacattaagaattattacgtatttttttttatgatatcgTAGTTTTATTATGATGCTTAACCccacttttttatttttttatgcatatattaatgaaacatagatttcttatttttacagTAGAATTTGCCCATATATGagatttaatattttgtctTTATTCAAAAtggtattttttatattgaagAAATTAAAGAGCATAATTTAAATCCTTGAATTAtgtaataacatataaaatcataatttttttttgttctaccaaaaaaaaaaaaaacaaatattaatgcgttaatagtaatattatatatgcctatttttaaatgttaaattctttatttctttacattttattttaaaaatacatattttgattatatattgttattatttcgtAATAGTACtaatttattattgatataattgtaattaaataaataaatgattgcatattttattgaatttatagtaaatatattataaatgagTATATGAAAATGAACTTCATAACATATTATAAGATGATAAAAcccataaaatttaaaagaaaaaaaatttttattttttgttaaagattaaattattttgtttttaatttttataatgaagGATAATACTATGAAACaatttctacatttttttttatttttaaattcaaattTGTTTAGTAATTGCATTatagaaattttttcttttttgtttggTAGAGAATTATTAGTAGTACTgatgaattaaaattaataagaatatgttttacatttttaataattattgttttagtaatataattatgtaacttaaataggaaaaaatttttaattaaatgcaattttttcctttttacgtgaatatttatataataattatatttgtacGAGGGATCTAAAATgtcttaaattttaaaataatagaaaaaaaaaatgaccaaaaaaaaatataactcaACAATCATTGAGAGTTATCAAAGGAGCTACCAAATAGATAGAAACtctattattaaaaaggatTCAGAAGATTTAAAGAAGTATCATATGGAAGATAAAACGaacaaaatattctttatttttattaaagttatTACTGttgttttaatttgttcatctaattatgatgatgaagtaatatgataattttagtaacacataaaaatttttacgtaatttcttaaatgtatattttccttttaaaacaaatattatattaatataaaaataaatgtttttgtTTGACATAATTGttcattataatttgtatagGCTACGAACGATGGTAAATCATGGTTTAAgaaaacaaatttaaataatgaattaaatgtaaGATGTAACAGAAAGTTAACTGAAGGAATCTCAGATATTGAAAAAagatatgaatatataaacgaACAACTAGAAAGGTTGTTGAAATATGATGATAATTCccttttaaaaaacttaaaaagattaaaaaataattccacttttaaaaatgaatcaTGCGAATCATTAGAAAATGATCATTTTAAGgatagttataataataaatctaTGAATAAGGATAATTTGGAAAACAGACATATTcttgataataataataaaaaatcatcTAAAACATCTAAATATTATGGAAAATATGATGATATATCTTCtgaatttttaaagtataaaaaGATTTCTGATGATGAAtttaataaatcaaaatCTGGTGATCAATTTAAGGAAGGAATAAGTGTAATgggaaaaaacaatataaaattgGTTAATCAAGATAATGCGTTAAGGTACTATAAGGAATTTAAAAATCAAAAAGGTAAATCAAAAATGGACAAtgattttgaaaataaatttaaaagaacaaaacaCAATGAAGATGATGACACAGAAGATTATGAATTTAGACATAATGACAATTCTGTTTGGGAGGTTGAACCATTAAAGCATTACGATGAATTTAAAAGTCAGGTTGATGAATCAAAATTTGATGAAGATTTTAAAAATCAATTTGgtgaaaaaaaacataaagaaaatgtaaagaatctatcatataattttgaaaataatgatgaaTTTGGCAGTGAATTTGATACtttaaatgataatgaaaattcGAAGAAGCAATTTGATGAATTTAAATATAGCCTTGATGACATTAGAAATCATAATGAGTTAATAGAGAACGGGAGCTCACCTAAAACATTGGATGAATCACAATGCGATATTGACTTTAGTGCTGAATATAAAACGATAATGAAACATGCTAATGATGATGACAAACGACATGATGcagtaaattattataaagagtttaaaaaagaagttGATAACTCAATACTTGAAGAGGGCTTTAAGAACAACGTCGGTAGAATAAGACCAGATAATAAGGATAGCATACAacttaataaacataaatctaatgataatgataagaATCAAccaaataaatcaaaaactTATGATAATGAAGAGAACGGTAGTAATAATTCGCAatttaatgataatgataggaataaatataataaacccCAAACTGATAATACTATTAATAGGCAATGTGATAGGTTAAGAgatgatataaattatgaagaTGGAATTGATGCATCAGAAGCTGATTCTGAGAAGCCATCAActgaattaaaaaaggatGATGTTTCTGAGAAACGTTATGAGGCATTAGAATGTACTGAAACTGATTTTAACGATCTGTAtgattcattaaaatatgagGATGGTGAACTTGAAAATTTACAATCCacgttaaaaaattataataattcgGACAAACAACCGGATCATTTAATGAAATCTGCCAAATTAAAGAATGAAGGTAAAACAGTGAAAACATCAGATCATTTAAATAGTCCTAAGCGTAGTGgaaattcatataatataataataagagGGGATACTAAAAGGGGAAAACGAATAAAAGAACCAATGTATGAAGAGGATAAAAATTgtaagtttaaaaaaaaaaaaaaaattcttgtTTTAAGAGCTTAcgattttataaaaaaattagattcaaattttgaattacaatttatatatttattgaaacGTCATAAACCAAGTGATTTGTTTTTGGTTAAGGGTGAAACAggaattacaaaaatattatattatttgagcaaatataaaataattatccCAATTTTTGTATTACCTTTCGTTGCTGGTGCGCCTTTGGTGACAGGTAATAAAGAACTAGCGTTCGGTTTAATATGTGTACttattgtaatattaatttattataatattaaattactgAAGTGCCATAGAATAAAAaggattttaaaaaaatttagtaaaagtaataattttaaaatatagtatcTTCGTAAAAgaattgtatttttaattttataaaattaatataattttttgagtGCCCTtcgaattatatttattcgagaataaaaaataaataaaacctatgatttaataataaattttggattatttataaacatatatatatatatatatatatatatgtatatatatttctttaaaacaGTTTAACATTTTTGCTAATTTAAGTAGCTTATTTATTGCGCATTCatttataacaaaatatactctcaaaaatattctagtttttcttttttcgtaaaatttatgtgtacaatttatatgaaaactACTGATAAagtatcatatatatgtatatctttgtaaatatatgaatttacttttataattgAAGTATTAAtgctttttatcttttaaaaatat
The window above is part of the Plasmodium malariae genome assembly, chromosome: 10 genome. Proteins encoded here:
- the PmUG01_10049400 gene encoding Plasmodium exported protein, unknown function, with amino-acid sequence MTKKKYNSTIIESYQRSYQIDRNSIIKKDSEDLKKYHMEDKTNKIFFIFIKVITVVLICSSNYDDEATNDGKSWFKKTNLNNELNVRCNRKLTEGISDIEKRYEYINEQLERLLKYDDNSLLKNLKRLKNNSTFKNESCESLENDHFKDSYNNKSMNKDNLENRHILDNNNKKSSKTSKYYGKYDDISSEFLKYKKISDDEFNKSKSGDQFKEGISVMGKNNIKLVNQDNALRYYKEFKNQKGKSKMDNDFENKFKRTKHNEDDDTEDYEFRHNDNSVWEVEPLKHYDEFKSQVDESKFDEDFKNQFGEKKHKENVKNLSYNFENNDEFGSEFDTLNDNENSKKQFDEFKYSLDDIRNHNELIENGSSPKTLDESQCDIDFSAEYKTIMKHANDDDKRHDAVNYYKEFKKEVDNSILEEGFKNNVGRIRPDNKDSIQLNKHKSNDNDKNQPNKSKTYDNEENGSNNSQFNDNDRNKYNKPQTDNTINRQCDRLRDDINYEDGIDASEADSEKPSTELKKDDVSEKRYEALECTETDFNDLYDSLKYEDGELENLQSTLKNYNNSDKQPDHLMKSAKLKNEGKTVKTSDHLNSPKRSGNSYNIIIRGDTKRGKRIKEPMYEEDKNCKFKKKKKILVLRAYDFIKKLDSNFELQFIYLLKRHKPSDLFLVKGETGITKILYYLSKYKIIIPIFVLPFVAGAPLVTGNKELAFGLICVLIVILIYYNIKLLKCHRIKRILKKFSKSNNFKI